agggcaggctctgtgccgaacCCTTCCATCTCACCCCAGTTTCCCCTTATTACTTGGTGTGGATTCCCCAATCTGCCAGCTGTGGATTTCCCTATCCTACAAGTCCGGGCGCGGTAAGAACTCTCTGGTGAGACCCGCACACCCTTCTTGGGGTTAGGACTCCCCAGTGAGGCCCGCACACCCTCCTTGGGGTGAGGATTCTCCAGTTCAGCCGGCCTTAGAGCCTGGATGAGGACTCCCAGCGAGGCCCGCACAACCTCTGTGAGGACTCTCCGGCGGCGTGCACAGCCGAGGCAGAGGGACGAGGAGAGCCATTTCCAGTCCCTGAACCCTGTCCCCCGCGCGGCACAGGCTGCAGACAAGGCGGAGAGGTCAGTCCCCAGGAGCCAGATTCTCCCCCGGGCCTTCCCCGGCCTCTACCCAGCCCGTAGCCGCTCCACGCGCCTCGGAAGAGGCTCGCGCCGTCTGCCTCCGGGAAGAGGGGGGCCGGCGCTCCTTCCCCGGGACATCCGTCCCTCCGGGCCGGTACTCACCGCTAAGTGCACGAATGGGATCTGAGCGTGGGCAGGCGTCAAGTGCGGGGCACGCTCCCGAGCGCTGCGTGGATCTAGGGGCAGCCGCCTCCGCGCCCCTCCCCCTGCGTCCCCCGGGGCCACCCGCTGATGGGcggagcaggggcggggcggggggcgcggggcccGGGCGCGGCGGGGTAGCGGCCCGAGAGGTGGGGCGGAGTCTCTCCCggctgccccgccccgcccggctgGAGAGACTTCGCCCCTGGCGGGAGGGGGCGGAGGCTAAGGGCCCGACCGCAGGAAGCGGGCGGACGCGTGCTGCGGCCCGCACCACTTCGGCGGGCCCAGTCCTGGGAGCAGTGTGACTTTCGCTCGCTTTGAGGTATAGGGTGTGACTGTCCGGCTCGCgccaggaaggggtggggaagaaatgtagttgtttttcttttttgctttaaaaaatgatttggccATAAAGGGAGAGTTTTCGTTCTTCAGCTGTTCCAGTACGTGTGGTCACTTGGCCCCTGTCCCCACCGCCACGCCCCTCTCACCCCCTTGTGCCCACCCCCGACCTCTACTCCCGCCTTAATTCCTTGCAAAGCGTGCCAAGTGGGCCTCGGAACCACGCTGAAATATAATAGGACTTCGACGTTTCCATGGTTATGAATGCAGTTtctggtgtaaaaaaaaaattttttttttaacgtgtgaCAACGATTTATAATGCAGGCTGTTCACCGGttagaaatgagagaaatggCCGACAGTTGACGCTGAATGGACCTTCTTCACCAGACCTGCTTTTGTTGGGTGATTCGAGTTGCACCCTCTCTAGCAAAGCTGACTAGAAAGAAGTGATTCAATCTTTCTAGTTCCAAGGTGGTGAGGTTTTCCTGCCGATTTATATGGAAAACTACTGTAGTTTTCTATCTTGAGTATCTGAATAAACAGCTTATAAGATGAATAGCTAATAGCTAATACTAATTCCCATTGGTACCAGTTAGTTGCCATTCTGTTCCTCTGTGTAGGGCCGTATGATTGGATCTTTCAATATCTTAATCAACTCTGCCATCTGTCCTGTGAAGTGAAAAATAttaccccattttgcagatacgAAATGCCATAGCTGGGATTCAGTCCTCATGCCTGCCTGTTTCCCAAGTCCATACTTTTCTCATTATACTATTCTAGGGTACAAGCTATCCCTAATTATatctagtttttaaatataaagggttgtatttaactttgaaaaatgaGATACTTACTATATTTCCAATATGGGAAAAGACTTTCTTTCCACACACTTTCTAaattcacattcattcattcttcctttgcaaattctttgaagaaattttcCTTGAGTGTCTATCCCATGCCAGAGGTTCAccacaaactgaaaaataataataatagaattccTTTGGAAGTTAGGTGATAATGTTCAATGATAACAGGCATATAACACAATAACTGATAATCCTTggcagaaaataatgaaatcaaaacTCTAAAGGGAACTGGAATTTATTAATAAACACTGGTCAAAACCATGAAGGAAATACATTTAAGAGTTGGTGTTCTGCCACTTTGATTTTATGGAAGACCTACCTTAGTACCTGTTTtcgctaactgaaagaaatctgaagaggatttttACTGttacaaaaaagatgaaaagtgaaaataacattcagtgtttgttttgcagcaagCTGTTCCAGATGAGAGGGGCCCCATCAAGCTCCTTCCCTGCGAACTACGCTCAGCACCTCAGCATCAAGCCACTGTAGCTTTggactgtgtctgtgagcatctgtgcttgtATCTGGATTTATTTGGTGCATCTATTAGTAAGATGTGTCCTAGGGTATTGGAAAAGCCTAAGAGAAGCTGTATTTTGGGTCTGGGAACGCTGAAAAACTTTTCCACAGAAaataatggtaattgcttctttgctttctgCCATTTTGGTTTCATAGGAACACTCTACTTTGAGAAAGCATGAGAAACCTGTAGTACCCACATCACTCGGCTTTGTTCCCCTCTAGAAAGTCACCAGTGACATGCAGATTGCAAATCCACTGGCCTGCCCTCTGTTCTTGTCCTCGCTGACTGCTCTGTGTTACTTGACACTGGTGACTAGTCTTTCCTTGAAATTTTAACCTCCTTTTGGCTTTAGAGCCCTCTGCTCTCATCACCTCTCAGTCTTTGATCTCTCTTTCTTAGGCTCTTTCACTAtactttttctcctctccctttacATGTGATTCCATATGCTAATgagcttttattcttttattttctctgtgcagACTCCCTGTCACCTGTAGCTGAAGCCTGTTCTTAACTCTCTTCAGGTCTCCACATGTTTTATTTCCAGCCACTTGTGGAGTCTCACCACCTGGATATTCCAAAGACACCTGCCATTCTTCACATCTAAAATGAGAATTCGTCATCTTTTCTAACCATCAGTCTatcccctccttcccatccagTTTCTCCCTCACTCTGAATCTCACATCTTGAATTTGGGTCTTATGGTGTATTGCAAAAGCTAAACATTTAAGGGCTTTAGAACCATATTACTATGCTTATACAGGGCCCACCTGATAAACATTTCTGCCATGGTACAAAAGACTCTGCGAGAGGTCTAGAGGAATGTATAAACCTTATGGACCTTGTGAGAGGAAGCCATCCAGCCAGCTGTGGAGCTGCTCAGGCACCGCAGATCACTCCAGGGGCCAGTGGCAGAAGGACCTTCAGTTGAGGTGACTGCACTATTCTAGTAGCCTCACTGCCAGAAGTTTCTGCTACTATAAGGAGAACCATGAAGATGTGGTCAGAGACCTGTTATGCTCTGAGGAATGCCTTATTGTAGTTCACACTGACTTCAGTTACTTGTATAAACTGGACTTCCTTGGTATAGAAAGGTCCTAAAAACTGTACCTAATTAACTTTGTATCACACTTTCCAATTTATaatgcactcacacacatattatttaaaaaattttttttaacgtttattcattttttgagagacagacagcatgagcatggaaggggcagagagagggagacacagaatccgaagcaggctccagcctctgagctgtcagcacagagcccaacgtggggcttgaactcatgaactgtgagatcatgacctgagccgaagtcggatgctcaaccgactgagccacccaggtgccccttgcacacatattatttaagaaaaaagaaatggtgtcAGAGAAAGGCAGTCTGAGAGCACATTCATATGCTGTTCTCCTGGAGAGACTGAGTTTGACAGTCTGACCACCTTTTGAGAAACACTAGTGGTGGTTCCAAACTGAGTGTTTCTTGGAATCACAGAGAGCACCTATTAAGAATACTGCCTCTGGTGTCCCCCACCTCCTAGAATGTCTGATTAATTAGGTGAGGGGTAGGATCTGTGCTCAGAGTCTGAGGAATTTAAATTCTACAGGTGATTCAGCTCTAGCAGGCCCACAGATTGGCACCGGGGAGCTGCTACCTGGAGATACATGCTCCATAGGGCGAGACCATGTCACTTTGTTCATCACCCCTAACCTGGaacctggcacatggcaggtgctcagtaTGAGTTTCTTGACTCTTTCTTACTGTCactttctttctgccccctcctccattACACTCTGTGCAGTGTTCTCTAGCATAGTACAGAGGGGAAACATCTGGCAATGAGTGAAGCATAAGGTGGTCCTTCCTGAAATGCTTGAGGGGACTCTAGAATACCTACGTTCGTTGCTGAATGTGTCTTCCTCATACTAGAGGAagtttgaaataaatgttttctgttcctttaaaaaatgctatatattGATAATAAGGAAAGTCAGTGCTTGACTTCATCTTCGCCCTCCCTCCCAAGTATCCAACTGGTACCCCCTTCCACACCTCTCCTGTACTTAATGTTTGTGCTTCTTTTCTTACCGCCCAAGTGCCTGAATCCTTGAGCTGCTTTCCCCAGACCCGCTAGCCATCTGTTTTACAGTTAACACTGCCACCCCCCCAACCTAAATAGTGATAAAAGCCAAATGTGATCAAATGTCCCAttgaatcttcacaacaaccctttgAGGCTGGTGACATTCTTACCATTCcacagataaggaaagtgagATTCAGGATGATTCTAACGCTTCAACTGGCAAATGGTGATGCTGGGGTTTGAACTAAGGGTGATGTAACTCCAGAGCTGGTGCTTTTAACCTCGATACAATgatgtagaattttatttaagtgaaatcatggGATATTCTGAGGCTATAAATCATTTATTCTCTGCAGAAAAGAAGAGGAACATCAGTGTTCTAGGAGAGAACTTTGGTCTATCACCGTCTAGAATTCCTTATTCACTTATTTTCAGGGCTTCTTCTCCCTAATCATAGTATAAAAAACCCCTGATGCAGCCCTGTAGTTTAGGTACACATCGGTAAAGATGCTCCTCATCCTGGGGGATGGAAATATTGGAAGTTGGGGGCAGTAATGTCATTGTTCTGAGGCTGCTGCTcctgacttgattttttttttttccccaagaaaatgGTTTGGTAACATCAACAAATGAGAGTTAGAAAAACAGCAAATTTGTCACTAGTTGGGCTCATTTCTGTTTCCGGTTTATGAGGAGACTGCTTTCATGGGTTAGATTAACTactatttaaaaatcttactaCGGCCCCTATGCCCTTGTGctctcttcattcttttccacCCATTAGTCACTTTGTCCTTCATTCGGGGTATTTCTTTTTGACCCGTCTTATAGTCACTATAAAAGCAGTACGTTCCCCAAACTCATTTTTCCTAATCTACAAAGCAGACTCACTGTATGCATAGCATCCACCTGGGCCCTCTACCTGTTGTCCCCACAGGGAACCAATGTGACATTATTTTCATGCTACTTGCTGTGTATGagtaataaaatactttatcTCTGACCCAAGAATCTTGTGTATTCTGCCAACATCCATGAAACAGTAAGAGGCTTATTTATTAGCTTGTGTACGGTAAAATCTTAGTTGCTGACACTTTTGGTGACGTGATGGGATGCTGGCAGAGACAATCCTTTCTGGAAGACCCTATGGGTTATGTTAGTGGGCAAGAGAGGACTTCCAGGATCTAGTAGCAAATGCTGTTACCCAAGTGGTGATCAAAGGGCACAGTAAGTGTCCTCCACTGCTAtcctgttaatgtttatttagaagcTAAGTGATAAGAAACAGGCTTGAAACAATTTACCCAAACGATGTTTTGGTTGTGCTCACTCTCCTCGAGAGTAGAATGAGAAAGAGATGTTATATGACAGTGGGGTGGCCAAAAGTGGCTATAGCTGCTGAGTCAAGGAATCCCCAAAGTTTAAATAAATGCTGTCAACAATATGGAGATAGAAACTTAAGTGGATCAAAAACAAGTGTTGATTTGGATGAGCCCAAGCTGTGGGCTTGAAACTGGAAGTTGATGCAAGGCCTTGTTTATGGACAAGGAATTGCTCTGTCCCTCTGCACCTCctgacccttcccctcccccatttcccaACTTCAGCTGCTTTCAGGAAAAAGCTGAGTATGCTTGGGGAACTTCAAGAAGGGGGAAGCTCAAATATTTTTAGCTCTGTTGTGCATAATTGCCCAGGTTACAATTCTGCTCAGTTAGTGGAGGGGGTTGGGGTGCTGGATGCAAGGGTAGCTGAAGGCACTGAGGACTGTGGAGGAAGCTGCATAATATGAGCAAGGAAACTGGTACCAAGCCTGTCTTGAGGAGaccaaggattaaaaaaaaagccatcctcCAAAGCCTGACTTCCTCCTCTCCCATCTGCATCCCCTTACCTTCTGGACTTCCCTTTATATCCCTATTAGGCTTCTTAATCCATTGGTCCATGTTCCCATAGTGTAGTGGTCCTCAGCCAGGGTGATTTAGTCCCCCCTTCCGACCCTaagacatttgacaatgtctagaGATATCTTTGATTGTCACGACTAAAAGAGGGAGGGTGTATTCTACTGGCATTTAGTGCATAGGAGCAGGGATGCCATAAatatcctacagtgcacaggatgCATTCCCCAAACAATGATCCTACCCAAAACGTTAGTACTGCCAAGATTGGGATccttgctgggggctgggggtgggggaagcatcCAAAAATCAACTGATGGGGTTTGGGcaactttttctgtgaagaaggaaaattaaagtGACCTGGTAGGGCAGGCTTTTTGGGCTGATTCAATGTGCTACTGTCTTTCGTTGCCGAACGTATAACTGATATTTATGTTGTACGTGCTTGCATTGTGAATACTTATGAAGTCCAGAAGGGCTTCTTCTATTCGAAGACTGTGGTAGAGAGGTAATCTCTGTCTTCTTACTGGCGGTctagcaaaaagaatataaaatctgagaagaaaaggaaatcacagCTTTAGACCGCTATTGCACAAGTCAGAAAGGCAATTCCCTAGTACAACATCGCCACCTGCCGACCCAGACATCAAGTGCACCTCTTTTAAAAAAGCTGGGGTTTGGGAAGTAGATGCAGCTGTTGACCTGTTGCCAAGCTCTTgttgaaaaagaaacaggaaccctcctgcactgttggtgggaatgcaaactggtgtagctgctctggaaaaaagtgtggagggtcctcaaaaaattaaaaacagaactacctacgtcccagcaatagcactgctgggaatttacccaagggatacaggagtgctgatgcataagggcatgtgtaccccagtgtttatagaagctctttcaccaatagccaaattatggaaagagcctaaatgtccatcagctgatgaatggataaagaaattgtggtttatatatacagtggaatactacttggcaacgagaaagaatgaaatcctgctgtttgcagcaatgtggaaggaactggaaggtattatgctgagtgaaataagtcagagaaggacagatgtcatatgttttcactcatgtggatcttgagaaactgaatgagcactgggtgttttatgtaagccaatttgacaataaattatattaaaaacaaaagacctaTAAAGACCTGTGACTCTGCAGCCTGAGGTCCCCATTTTGGGTGGGTTAACTCAGGCTTGACAACCAATAAGGAAAAGGCCCAATATATCTCACTTGTCAAATTGGAAAGTTTTTCCTCACTTGGAAATTGGGTATTTAAGGACCAAGTAGACTGGCCCTAGCAGCATCTCAGTTTATATGAAAAAGTGGTAGCTGTTGCTTTGGGGAAACTGTACTCACATGATACCACCTGAAGTAAAGCCCCTGGCTCAATGGTGTCCTTAGTTCACAGAGGTGCACCTTAATGCTGGG
The Prionailurus viverrinus isolate Anna chromosome D4, UM_Priviv_1.0, whole genome shotgun sequence genome window above contains:
- the LOC125149857 gene encoding uncharacterized protein LOC125149857, whose translation is MRTPSEARTTSVRTLRRRAQPRQRDEESHFQSLNPVPRAAQAADKAERSVPRSQILPRAFPGLYPARSRSTRLGRGSRRLPPGRGGPALLPRDIRPDRRKRADACCGPHHFGGPSPGSSVTFARFEQAVPDERGPIKLLPCELRSAPQHQATVALDCVCEHLCLYLDLFGASISKMCPRVLEKPKRSCILGLGTLKNFSTENNDSLSPVAEACS